The following is a genomic window from Burkholderia cepacia ATCC 25416.
GAGAGCATGTTCGCGCAGAGCGGCATCAACGCGACGAACTCCATCGACACACAAAAGCTGCTGATTCCCGGCTCGCAGCTCAAGCAGGCGCTGCTGCCCGCGCCGATGGTGAGCCTGGCAGCCGACCTGTCGCACGGGTTCAGCACCGAGGCGTACTACCAGTTCCAGTGGAACGGCAACCGCTATCCGCCGGTCGGCTCGTACTGGTCGGTGACGAACGGTTTCGGCCGCGGCGCGGAGCCGTTCACGATCAACACGAACAACCTGAACGTGACTGGCCCGAGCGCCGGCACGATCGCGAACGCGATCGGCGGATCGGGTGCGGCGGGCAACCAGGACACGCTCAATGCGATCAAGAACGGGCTCGTGAACGGCACCTACGCCGGGCCGCCGTTCAACGACATCGGCCTGCCGAGCACGACGAACCTGCCGGCGAAATACCGGCCGCAGTTCGGCGTGAAGTTCAACTATTCGCCGCGCTCGTTCGACGCGAACTTCGCGTTCTACTACCTGAACTACACCGACAAGTCGCCGGTGCTCGCGTCGCTCGCGAACGGCACCGAGCAATGGTCGTATCTCGGCCGGCGCCAGTTGTTCGGCGTCAGCGCGAACTTCGGCGTCGGCCCGTGGGCGATCGGCACCGAACTGTCGTACCGGCCGCGCGATGCGGTCGCGCTGTCGAGCTGCTACGGCGCGGGCGGCCCGCTCGACCTGAACACGAACGGCGTGGCCGGCGTGGACTGCCCGCAATGGGTCGACAAGAAGAAGTTCCAGTACGACATCAACGGGCTGCTCGCGCTCACGCGCAGCGAGTATCCGTTCCTGAAACTGCTCGGCGCCGATTCGGCCGCGCTGACGTGGGAACTGACGTGGATCTACTACCCGGGGCTGAGCCCGAGCGGCGTCACGCGCACGGTCGGCGGCCAGACCGTCACGCAGGTGCCGCAGACCGGCTACCTGCCGTGGCTGAACAACGGGTCGGCTGCCGGCTATCCGATCGGGATGGGCCAGGGTACGTCGAGCTCGGTGGGCGCGACGATCGACTTCAACTGGACCTATGACGGCACGCTGATTCCCGGCTGGCAGGTCACGCCGGGCCTGACGTTCAGCACCGGCCTGTACGGCTACACACCGACCTTCACCGCGAATTACATGCAGGGTGCGAAGTCGCTGAACGTCTACGTGCTGTTCAACCAGAACCCGCCGAACTGGCAGGCCGGCATCAACTTCACTTCGTTCTGGGGCGGTCACAACACGGTGGGCCAGCCTTATGCGGACCGCAATTTCGTCGGCTTGTTCGTCACGCGGAATTTCTGACGGCGGCGGGTGGCAGGTGGCAGGTGGGCCGCCGCAATACATGAAGGGGTAACGTCGTGCTCAATCGTCTGGTCAGTCGCCTGGAAAGGCTTTTCTTCGGTCACCGCGCGATCGTACTCGCGGCGATCGCGTTGTTCACCGTCGCGATGGCCGTGTTCGCCGTGCAACTGCGCATGGATGCCGGCTTCGAAAAGCAGATGCCGATCGGGCACGAGTACATCCGCACGTTCCAGCAATACCGGAACGACCTGCTCGGCGCGAACCGGATCACGGTGGTCGTGCGTGCGAGGCACGGGTCGATCTGGTCGAAGCAGGGGCTGACGCGGCTGTACGACGTCACGCAGGCCGTCACGTACCTGCCGAACGTCGACCGGATCGGCGTGCGCTCGTTGTGGACGCCGAACGCGTTCGTCAACGAAGTGACCGACGAAGGGTTTCGCGCCGAGCCGATCATTCCCGGCACGGTCACGCCCGACCAGTTGACGCCCGACATCGTCGCGCGCGTGCGCCGCGCGACGACGCTCGGCGGCTACGTCGGCACGCTCGTGTCTCACGGCGAGGACAGCGCGATGATCACGGCCGAGCTGAACGAGCGCGACAGCGCCGGCAAGGTGCTCGACTACGTGGCATTCAATCACCTGCTCGAGGAGAAGATCCGCAAGCCGTTCGAGGATGCCGGCTACGACGTCCAGATCATCGGCTTCGCGAAACAGATCGGCGATATCGCCGACGGCGCGACGGCCGTGCTCGGCTTCTGCGCGGTCGCGCTGCTGCTGACGACGCTCGCGGTGTACTGGTATTGCCATTCGGTGCGCTTCACGGTGCTGCTGGTCGCGTGCTCGCTGACGTCGCTCGTATGGCAGTTCGGCACCCTGAAGCTGCTCGGCTTCGGCCTCGATCCGCTCGCGGTGCTCGTGCCGTTCCTCGTGTTCGCGATCGGCGTGTCGCATGGCGTGCAGCAGGTGAACTTCATCGTCCGCGAGATCGCGCACGGGCAGAGTTCGTTCGATGCGGCGCGCCACAGCTTCAGCGGCCTGCTGATCCCCGGCGTGCTCGCGCTGATCACCGCGTTCGTGTCGTTCATCACGCTGTTGCTGATTCCGATTCCGATGGTGCGCGAGCTGGCGATCACCGCGTCGCTCGGCGTGGCCTACAAGATCGTCACGAACCTGATCCTGCTGCCCGTCGCGGCATCGTGCTTCAACTTCACGAAAACCTATGCGGACAACTCGCTGAAGCGCGCGCAGCAGCGTGCGAAGCCGCTGCGCGTGCTCGCACGCGTGGCGGAGCCGAAGTACTCGGGCGTCACCGTCGCGCTGACGGTGGCGATCTTCGCGCTCGCCGCGTGGCAAAGCCGCGATCGCGTGATCGGCACGCTGCAGCCGGGTGCGCCGGAGCTGCGCGCGGACGCGCGCTTCAACCGCGACGCGACGTCGATCGCCGGCAACTACGACATGGGCCTCGACTGGCTGACGGTGGCGATCGAATCGACCGGCAAGGCGTGCGACAACCCGGCGGTCGGCCTGTATGAGGACGACTTCTCGGCCGCGATGAAGACCGAGCCTGGCGTCGTATCGGTGCAGTCGTACTCGGCGATGCTGCGCGCGTACAACCAGGGCTACAACGAGGACTTCCCGAAGATGAACGTCGTGCCGATCGCCGCCGAGAACTACGGCGGGGTGTCGGTCGACGTGTCGCGCTTGAAGGGCTTCATGAGCCGCGACTGCGGGATGACGGCCGTGCACCTGTTCTTGACCGATCACAAGGCGACGACGATCAACCGCATCCTCGACGACGTGAAGCAGTACCGCGCGTCGCATCCGTTCCCGGGCATCACGGTGCGGCTCGCCGCAGGTAACGCGGGCGTGCTCGCCGCGACGAACGACGAAGTCGAGAAGAGCGAGCTGCCGATGATGCTCTACGTGTATGCGGCGATTCTGGTCCTCGTGTTCCTGGCCTATCGCGACTGGCGCGCGATGCTCGCCTGTTGCGTGCCGCTGTCGGTCGCGACGTTCATCGGCTACTGGTTCATGAAGGAGCTGCAGATCGGGCTGACCGTCGCGACGTTGCCGGTGATGGTGCTGGCAGTCGGCATCGGCGTCGATTACGCGTTCTACATCTACAACCGGCTGCAGGTGCATCTCGCGGGCGGGCAGGACATCGTGAAGGCCGTGCAGCACGCGATGCTCGAAGTGGGCGTGGCCACGATCTTCACCGCGATCACGCTGGCGATCGGCGTCGCGACGTGGAGCTTCTCGGCGCTCAAGTTCCAGGCCGACATGGGCAAGCTGCTCGCGTTCATGTTCATCGTGAACCTGGTGATGGCGATGACCGCGCTGCCCGCGCTCGCGTCGCTGCTCGAACGCTGGTTCCCGCGCCGCAAGCCGGCCCGCGCGCCGGGCCTGTTCAGCCACTGAAGTTGACGCACATCCAGACGGAGATCCAGTCATGGTCAAGACCTTTGCTGTGTGCGGCGCACTTTGCCTCGTGGCGACAGGCTTCGCACGCTTCCATGAAACGGTTGCGCAACAGCCCGCGCCGGCCCGCGCGTTCGCAACCAACGCGCAACGCGTCAGCGTGCGCCACGCCACGGGCGGCGAACCGGCCGTGGCCCCGTCGTCGAACGACGGCGACGCCGGACGTCAGGCGGCGGCCGCGCAGGTTGCCGACAAGCCGCCCGTCATCGCGCTCGGCGTCGCGCATGCCGGCTGGTCGGTGCTGTTCAGCCACTGATGCCCGCGCACACCCCTACGGAGGTTCATCCATGATCAAGACGCTCATTGCCTGTACCGCGCTGTGCGCCGCCGCGGCGGCCTTCGCGCAACCTCAGGACGGAACGGTGGCGGCCTGGGCCACGAAGCCCGCGCATGCGTGGGCCGCGCCGACGCACCGGATGCTGATGGATGCGGCGCGCGCCGGATCGCGGATCGTCGCGGTCGGTGAGCACGGCATCGTGCTGCTGTCCGACGACGACGGCAAGACCTGGCGGCAGGCGCGACGCGTGCCGGTTGCGGCGGCGCTGTCGGCCGTGTCGTTCGCGGATGCGAAGCACGGCTGGGCCGTCGGCCAGTGGGGCGCGATTCTCGCGACCTACGACGGCGGCGACACGTGGGTCACGCAGCGGCTCGATACGTCGGTCGACCAGCCGCTGTTCTCGGTGCTGTTCACGAACGCGCGGGACGGGATTGCCGTCGGCCTGTGGTCACTGATGCTGCAGACGCACGACGGCGGCAAGACGTGGGCGCGCACGACGCTGCCGAAGCCGCCGGGCGGCGGCAAGGCCGACCGCAATCTCTATCACGCGTTTGCCGATGCCGCACAGGCGCTCTACGTCGTGTCCGAACAGGGGATGGTGCTCAAGTCGGCCGACGGTGGCGCGAACTGGGTCTATCTGCCAACGGGCGGCAAGGGCACGTTGTGGTCGGGCGTCGCGATGCCGGACGGCCGGATCGTGGTCGGCGGGTTGCTCGGCAGCCTGTTCGAGAGCCACGACGGCGGTGCGACATGGACCGCGCTGAATACCGGCGCGCACAGCTCGATCACCGATCTCGTCGCGACCGGCGGCGGGCTGGTCGGCGTTGGGCTCGACGGACTGACGTTCACGCAGCGCGTCGCGGGCGGCCCGTTCGACGTCGCGCAGCGCGCGGATCGCGCGACGCTCACCGCCGCGCTGATCGACGCGCGCGGCAAGCCGGTGCTGTTTTCGCAGGACGGCGTGCTGGCCGCGCCGTGAGTTGAATCCGAAAAAAGGAAGGATGGAGTACGCAAGATGAAAAGCAAGGACAAGCCGGACATGCAGGCCCGACGGCGGATATTGCGCGTCGCGGCCGCGAGCGCCGCGTCGCTCGCCGCCGGCGAGGTGTCGTTCGCCGAAGGCGCGGCGCCGGCAGCCGCCGATCGCGGCGTGTTCGACGTCGTCATCATCGGCGCCGGGCTCGCGGGGCTGACCGCCGCGCGCGACCTGCAGCGCGCCGGATGCGAATCGTTCGTCGTGGTCGAGGCGCGCGATCGCGTCGGTGGGCGGACCTACAACCACGATCTCGGGCACGGCGTGGTGTCCGAAGCCGGCGGCCAGTGGATCGGCCCGGGGCAGACGGCGATCGCCGACCTCGCCCGCGAACTCGGCGTCGATACGTTCCCGACCTATTACGCGGGCAAGACCGTCGTGCTGGCCGGCGACGCGCGCGTCGCCCAGGATTTCCACGGCGGATCGGGCGGCGACGACGCGCTCGGCGCGAAGCTCGGCGCACTCGCCCGCGGCGTGCCGTCGCGCGAGCCGTGGACCGCGCAGCACGCGGCGGAACTCGACAAGCTGACCTACGGCGACTGGCTGCGCAAGCAGGGCGTGACTTATGAAGACGGCTACTTTCTCGGCCTCGCGGCGAAGCTGTCGCTCGGCGGC
Proteins encoded in this region:
- a CDS encoding efflux RND transporter permease subunit, which codes for MLNRLVSRLERLFFGHRAIVLAAIALFTVAMAVFAVQLRMDAGFEKQMPIGHEYIRTFQQYRNDLLGANRITVVVRARHGSIWSKQGLTRLYDVTQAVTYLPNVDRIGVRSLWTPNAFVNEVTDEGFRAEPIIPGTVTPDQLTPDIVARVRRATTLGGYVGTLVSHGEDSAMITAELNERDSAGKVLDYVAFNHLLEEKIRKPFEDAGYDVQIIGFAKQIGDIADGATAVLGFCAVALLLTTLAVYWYCHSVRFTVLLVACSLTSLVWQFGTLKLLGFGLDPLAVLVPFLVFAIGVSHGVQQVNFIVREIAHGQSSFDAARHSFSGLLIPGVLALITAFVSFITLLLIPIPMVRELAITASLGVAYKIVTNLILLPVAASCFNFTKTYADNSLKRAQQRAKPLRVLARVAEPKYSGVTVALTVAIFALAAWQSRDRVIGTLQPGAPELRADARFNRDATSIAGNYDMGLDWLTVAIESTGKACDNPAVGLYEDDFSAAMKTEPGVVSVQSYSAMLRAYNQGYNEDFPKMNVVPIAAENYGGVSVDVSRLKGFMSRDCGMTAVHLFLTDHKATTINRILDDVKQYRASHPFPGITVRLAAGNAGVLAATNDEVEKSELPMMLYVYAAILVLVFLAYRDWRAMLACCVPLSVATFIGYWFMKELQIGLTVATLPVMVLAVGIGVDYAFYIYNRLQVHLAGGQDIVKAVQHAMLEVGVATIFTAITLAIGVATWSFSALKFQADMGKLLAFMFIVNLVMAMTALPALASLLERWFPRRKPARAPGLFSH
- a CDS encoding DUF1302 domain-containing protein, whose translation is MEPARLLRNATVSVAMAGAATSSAYAYDFTLNGGALQGSWVSNLTAGAGIRTKNPSCSLTGDPNAFGCGAGANTNQWGYADNGDLNYRRGQPFSTYISATSELLLKMPSEGLKFMVRGTGMYDFMAKNTNRTPLSSTAAAQVVYNAQLLDLWAQKDFTIGGRNAHVRLGNQVINWGESMFAQSGINATNSIDTQKLLIPGSQLKQALLPAPMVSLAADLSHGFSTEAYYQFQWNGNRYPPVGSYWSVTNGFGRGAEPFTINTNNLNVTGPSAGTIANAIGGSGAAGNQDTLNAIKNGLVNGTYAGPPFNDIGLPSTTNLPAKYRPQFGVKFNYSPRSFDANFAFYYLNYTDKSPVLASLANGTEQWSYLGRRQLFGVSANFGVGPWAIGTELSYRPRDAVALSSCYGAGGPLDLNTNGVAGVDCPQWVDKKKFQYDINGLLALTRSEYPFLKLLGADSAALTWELTWIYYPGLSPSGVTRTVGGQTVTQVPQTGYLPWLNNGSAAGYPIGMGQGTSSSVGATIDFNWTYDGTLIPGWQVTPGLTFSTGLYGYTPTFTANYMQGAKSLNVYVLFNQNPPNWQAGINFTSFWGGHNTVGQPYADRNFVGLFVTRNF
- a CDS encoding WD40/YVTN/BNR-like repeat-containing protein translates to MIKTLIACTALCAAAAAFAQPQDGTVAAWATKPAHAWAAPTHRMLMDAARAGSRIVAVGEHGIVLLSDDDGKTWRQARRVPVAAALSAVSFADAKHGWAVGQWGAILATYDGGDTWVTQRLDTSVDQPLFSVLFTNARDGIAVGLWSLMLQTHDGGKTWARTTLPKPPGGGKADRNLYHAFADAAQALYVVSEQGMVLKSADGGANWVYLPTGGKGTLWSGVAMPDGRIVVGGLLGSLFESHDGGATWTALNTGAHSSITDLVATGGGLVGVGLDGLTFTQRVAGGPFDVAQRADRATLTAALIDARGKPVLFSQDGVLAAP